From one Nocardioides sp. Kera G14 genomic stretch:
- a CDS encoding FMN-binding protein: MSVGGKVASVLTAAGVIGVGWWVGSQNDSTATVVTDTSTSSGSTSVSPTAAGSSSSGTGTPSATASSTASSGTYTGSTESDRYGELTVTVTMSSGKISDITYTSTAHDGHSLEIESRAIPTLKSEAVEANSADIDTVSGATYTSTKYKTSLQSALDKA, from the coding sequence ATGAGTGTGGGCGGCAAAGTCGCATCCGTGCTGACCGCCGCCGGCGTGATCGGCGTCGGTTGGTGGGTCGGGAGCCAGAACGACTCGACAGCGACCGTCGTCACTGACACGTCGACGAGCAGCGGCTCGACCAGCGTCTCTCCGACAGCCGCCGGCAGCTCCTCGTCCGGCACCGGCACGCCCTCGGCAACTGCCTCGTCCACGGCGTCGAGCGGGACGTACACCGGCAGCACCGAGTCAGACCGCTATGGCGAACTCACCGTCACCGTGACGATGTCCTCAGGCAAGATCTCCGACATCACCTACACCTCGACGGCACATGACGGACATTCGCTCGAGATCGAGAGTCGTGCCATCCCGACTCTGAAGTCCGAGGCCGTCGAGGCCAATTCCGCCGACATCGACACCGTCTCCGGCGCGACGTACACCTCGACGAAGTACAAGACGTCACTGCAGTCCGCTCTGGACAAGGCCTGA
- a CDS encoding DUF4235 domain-containing protein encodes MAKKKAKAPSSKVWALMATVTALGAAAVARKGLDKGWQATTGRKPPANPADPDVDIWEAVTWAAVTGAAVALARMFAQRKAAHYYVKSTGQLPPQLAHDGK; translated from the coding sequence ATGGCGAAGAAGAAGGCGAAAGCACCGAGTTCGAAGGTGTGGGCACTGATGGCAACGGTCACGGCGCTGGGCGCCGCCGCCGTGGCGCGCAAGGGCCTCGACAAGGGCTGGCAGGCCACCACCGGCCGCAAGCCCCCGGCCAACCCGGCCGACCCGGACGTCGACATCTGGGAGGCCGTCACCTGGGCCGCCGTCACCGGTGCCGCTGTCGCCCTCGCCCGGATGTTCGCGCAGCGCAAGGCCGCCCACTACTACGTGAAGTCGACCGGCCAGCTGCCGCCGCAGCTCGCGCACGACGGCAAATAG
- a CDS encoding DUF3159 domain-containing protein, translating into MTSGHGEPHETFREAVHDAVEPAEVVETEQAEHGEEGVDTVEALVRRRIAASLGGRRGMVEAGVPSVIFTVLWLVTKDLTVSLVAAGAVAVVALVVRLVQRSTTSYVMNAIFGIAIGWVFVRVAAHGGGDATEQALAYFLPGILWTGVYTLVVGLACLAGWPIVGFMVGLATGDPNGWHEDRQIVRLCQRITWVFLAPGAIGVLGQGPVWVLGHTGAIDGDTAVSIIATLRLGLGTALRIAAAATIIWLLARNATPIRPPGSAAVLRGSE; encoded by the coding sequence GTGACCAGTGGGCACGGGGAGCCCCATGAGACCTTCCGGGAGGCCGTCCACGACGCGGTCGAGCCGGCCGAGGTCGTCGAGACCGAGCAGGCAGAGCACGGTGAGGAGGGTGTCGACACCGTCGAGGCGCTGGTACGCCGACGCATCGCCGCCTCCCTGGGCGGCCGCCGGGGTATGGTCGAGGCCGGTGTTCCGTCCGTCATCTTCACCGTGCTGTGGCTGGTGACGAAGGACCTCACCGTGTCGCTCGTCGCCGCCGGGGCCGTCGCCGTGGTAGCGCTGGTGGTCCGGCTCGTGCAGCGGTCCACGACGTCGTACGTCATGAACGCGATCTTCGGGATCGCGATCGGCTGGGTCTTCGTCCGGGTGGCTGCGCACGGCGGGGGAGACGCCACCGAGCAGGCGCTCGCCTACTTCCTGCCGGGGATCCTCTGGACGGGCGTCTACACGCTCGTCGTCGGCCTCGCCTGCCTGGCGGGCTGGCCGATCGTCGGCTTCATGGTGGGGCTCGCGACCGGCGACCCCAACGGATGGCACGAGGACAGGCAGATCGTGCGGCTGTGCCAGCGGATCACGTGGGTCTTCCTCGCCCCGGGCGCGATCGGCGTGCTCGGTCAGGGGCCCGTCTGGGTCCTCGGGCACACGGGCGCGATCGACGGGGACACTGCGGTCTCGATCATCGCCACCCTGCGACTCGGGCTCGGGACGGCGCTCCGCATCGCGGCGGCCGCCACCATCATCTGGCTGCTCGCCCGCAACGCCACGCCGATCCGGCCGCCCGGCTCAGCCGCCGTGCTTCGAGGGAGCGAGTAG
- a CDS encoding OB-fold nucleic acid binding domain-containing protein, with translation MGKLRERLSAWANSEDQDRRDMREEYGAKDCAAIAAAPDRQPVQLRGTLRTVTLRPRGGVPALEAELFDGSGMVTVIWLGRRRIAGISPGRSIQVAGRIGLQDGVRVLYNPRYELIP, from the coding sequence ATGGGCAAGCTCCGTGAGCGGCTGAGCGCCTGGGCCAACTCCGAGGACCAGGACCGTCGGGACATGCGCGAGGAGTACGGCGCCAAGGACTGCGCCGCGATCGCGGCGGCGCCCGACCGGCAGCCCGTCCAGCTGCGTGGCACCCTGCGCACCGTGACGCTGCGTCCGCGCGGTGGCGTACCGGCGCTGGAGGCGGAGCTCTTCGACGGCAGCGGCATGGTCACGGTCATCTGGCTGGGGCGCCGCCGCATCGCCGGCATCAGCCCGGGCCGGTCCATCCAGGTCGCGGGTCGGATCGGACTCCAGGACGGCGTACGCGTCCTCTACAACCCGCGCTACGAGCTGATCCCGTGA
- a CDS encoding DUF4193 domain-containing protein, with translation MATDYDAPRKTEEEQSEESIEELKARRHDKNSGKVDEDEAEAAEAFELPGADLSHEELAVEVKPKQDDEFTCMSCFLVHHRSQLADSKKMICRDCA, from the coding sequence ATGGCCACTGACTACGACGCCCCGCGCAAGACCGAGGAAGAGCAGTCCGAGGAGAGCATTGAAGAGCTCAAGGCGCGCCGTCACGACAAGAACTCCGGCAAGGTCGACGAGGACGAGGCGGAGGCCGCCGAAGCCTTCGAGCTCCCCGGTGCCGATCTGTCGCATGAGGAGCTTGCCGTCGAGGTGAAGCCGAAGCAGGATGACGAGTTCACCTGCATGAGCTGCTTCCTGGTGCACCACCGCAGCCAGCTGGCAGACAGCAAGAAGATGATCTGCCGCGACTGCGCGTAG
- a CDS encoding APC family permease, translating into MGVGDVSKRILIGRKLRSSQLGETLLPKRIALPIFASDALSSVAYAPDEVFIMLSLAGVSAYAFSWKIAIAVALVMAAVIASYRQTVHAYPSGGGDYEVATVNLGARAGTTVACALIVDYMLTVAVSISSGANYASAAIPALQGHEATLAVALVIILTAMNLRGIREAGSTFAIPTYAFMVAILGTAIVGFFLWATGNLPHVESAKFDIVPREGMESPLNTAALLFLLARAFSSGCAALTGVEAISNGVPAFRRPKSKNAATTLLMLGLIAVTMMVSIIVLAREMGLRFVDPDDQHRLLLNGVPLGDSHTQNAVIAQVAKAVWADFPPAFYFVVTVTGLILVLAANTAFNGFPVLGSILAKDGYAPRALSARGDRLAYSNGIVFLAVMATVLIVAFDAQTTRLIQLYIVGVFVSFNLSQLGMIRHWTRELAAETDAGRRRKMMQSRTINAIGLTFTAVVLVVVLITKFLAGAWITILAMIFFYIVMRRIRKHYDAVAEELKAGDEDKVMPTRVHAMVLVSKLHKPTLRALAFARATRPNTLEAVTVSVDDETTARLLEEWDERHFDIPLKVLHSPYRELIRPIVDYATAIRKSNPRGVVAVFIPEYVVGRWWESALHNQSALRLKARLLFTPGVMVISVPYQLSSGLAKAKELRDTTWVAPGAIRSEGYRDGQVRR; encoded by the coding sequence GTGGGTGTCGGCGACGTCTCCAAGCGCATTCTGATCGGTCGGAAGCTGCGCAGTTCCCAGCTGGGGGAGACCCTTCTACCGAAGCGCATCGCGCTACCGATCTTCGCGAGCGATGCGCTCTCGTCGGTGGCCTATGCCCCCGACGAGGTCTTCATCATGCTGTCGCTGGCGGGGGTGTCGGCGTACGCGTTCTCGTGGAAGATCGCCATCGCGGTCGCGCTCGTCATGGCCGCGGTGATCGCGTCGTACCGCCAGACGGTGCACGCCTATCCCAGTGGTGGTGGTGACTACGAGGTCGCCACGGTCAACCTCGGGGCGCGGGCCGGAACGACCGTCGCCTGCGCACTGATCGTCGACTACATGCTGACGGTCGCGGTCTCGATCTCCTCAGGAGCGAACTACGCGAGCGCCGCGATCCCAGCGCTGCAGGGCCATGAGGCCACGCTCGCCGTCGCACTCGTCATCATCCTGACGGCGATGAACCTGCGCGGCATCCGCGAGGCGGGCTCGACGTTCGCGATCCCGACCTACGCCTTCATGGTCGCCATCCTCGGCACCGCGATCGTCGGCTTCTTCCTGTGGGCGACGGGCAACCTCCCCCACGTCGAGAGCGCGAAGTTCGACATCGTGCCGCGGGAGGGCATGGAGTCCCCGCTCAACACCGCCGCGCTCCTCTTCCTCCTGGCGCGTGCGTTCTCCAGCGGCTGTGCCGCGCTGACCGGTGTCGAGGCGATCTCCAACGGAGTGCCCGCCTTCCGCCGACCGAAGTCGAAGAACGCCGCGACGACGCTGCTGATGCTGGGCCTGATCGCGGTCACGATGATGGTGAGCATCATCGTGCTGGCGCGGGAGATGGGACTGCGCTTCGTCGACCCGGACGACCAGCACCGCCTCCTCCTCAACGGCGTGCCGCTCGGCGACTCGCACACGCAGAACGCCGTCATCGCGCAGGTCGCCAAGGCCGTGTGGGCCGACTTCCCGCCGGCCTTCTACTTCGTCGTCACCGTCACGGGCCTGATCCTCGTGCTGGCCGCCAACACGGCGTTCAACGGCTTCCCGGTGCTCGGCTCGATCCTTGCCAAGGACGGCTACGCACCCCGTGCGTTGAGTGCTCGCGGTGACCGGCTCGCCTACAGCAACGGCATCGTCTTCCTCGCCGTCATGGCGACGGTGCTCATCGTCGCCTTCGACGCCCAGACGACCCGTCTGATCCAGCTCTACATCGTCGGCGTCTTCGTCAGCTTCAACCTCAGCCAGCTCGGCATGATCCGGCACTGGACGCGCGAGCTCGCCGCCGAGACCGATGCGGGCAGGCGTCGCAAGATGATGCAGTCGCGCACGATCAACGCCATCGGCCTCACCTTCACCGCGGTCGTGCTCGTGGTCGTCCTGATCACGAAGTTCCTCGCCGGCGCGTGGATCACGATCCTGGCGATGATCTTCTTCTACATCGTCATGCGCCGGATCCGGAAGCACTACGACGCGGTGGCCGAGGAGCTCAAGGCCGGGGACGAGGACAAGGTCATGCCGACCCGCGTCCACGCCATGGTGCTGGTGTCCAAGCTGCACAAGCCGACCCTGCGGGCATTGGCCTTCGCCCGCGCCACCCGGCCGAACACCCTCGAGGCGGTCACGGTCTCCGTCGACGACGAGACCACCGCGCGACTCCTCGAGGAGTGGGACGAGCGGCACTTCGACATCCCGCTCAAGGTGCTGCACTCGCCGTACCGCGAGCTGATCCGCCCGATCGTCGACTACGCCACCGCCATCCGGAAGTCGAACCCGCGCGGCGTCGTCGCCGTCTTCATCCCGGAGTACGTCGTCGGCCGCTGGTGGGAGTCGGCGCTGCACAACCAGTCGGCCCTACGGCTCAAGGCACGGCTGCTCTTCACCCCCGGCGTCATGGTCATCTCGGTGCCGTACCAGCTCTCCTCCGGCCTCGCGAAGGCCAAGGAACTGCGCGACACCACGTGGGTGGCGCCGGGCGCCATCCGCTCTGAGGGCTACCGGGACGGTCAGGTCCGACGGTGA
- a CDS encoding sensor histidine kinase, translating to MFGRRRADDAPRGRRHSLRLRLVIVLVTLLAVVSALVGLITVVALRGFLVGRLDASLTAAGQRSSQAGTLTSDDDDPTNAGGNHFLLAPGQASGTLGARVVSGKLTQVGVLKDDGSIQNISIESVSVLLHVAVDERPHTINVGSLGDFRVLAARSPDGDVLITGLPLDDVDRVVLRLIALEVAVAAGAILAASIVGAIIVRRTLRPLQRVAGTAERVSTLPLSQGEVALTERIERRDVDDRTEVGQVAGSVNRLLDHVTGALTARHESETKVRRFVADASHELRTPLAAIRGYAELTRRIRHDAPPQITYAMERVESEAARMTTMVEDLLLLARLDTDPVLASEPVDLTHLLLDVVSDATASGPDHNWRTRFPEAPVHVRGDAASLHQVLANLLANARVHTPPGTTITASLSATNSTTAVITVVDDGPGIPEDLVATVFERFARGESSRSRASGSTGLGLAIVRAIVEAHHGTVEVTTRPGQTSFVVRLPAIE from the coding sequence ATGTTCGGACGACGCCGTGCCGACGATGCGCCCCGTGGCCGTCGGCACTCGCTGCGGCTCCGACTGGTGATCGTGCTGGTCACCCTGCTCGCCGTTGTGTCGGCACTGGTCGGGTTGATCACCGTCGTCGCGTTGCGGGGGTTCCTCGTCGGACGCCTCGACGCCTCTCTCACCGCGGCCGGGCAGCGCTCTTCGCAGGCCGGCACCCTGACGTCGGATGACGACGACCCGACGAATGCCGGTGGCAACCACTTCCTCCTGGCGCCCGGTCAGGCCTCGGGCACGCTCGGTGCGCGCGTCGTGAGCGGCAAGCTGACCCAGGTCGGGGTCCTGAAGGACGATGGGTCCATCCAGAACATCTCGATCGAGTCCGTGAGCGTGCTGCTGCACGTGGCCGTCGATGAGCGGCCGCACACCATCAACGTCGGGAGCTTGGGAGACTTCCGGGTCCTCGCCGCGCGCTCACCCGACGGCGACGTGCTCATCACCGGACTGCCGCTGGACGACGTCGACCGCGTCGTTCTCCGGCTGATCGCGCTGGAGGTCGCGGTGGCGGCCGGAGCGATCCTGGCGGCCAGCATCGTGGGCGCGATCATCGTCCGGCGCACGCTGCGTCCGCTGCAGCGTGTGGCCGGCACGGCAGAGCGGGTCAGCACACTGCCGCTCTCCCAGGGCGAGGTCGCGCTGACCGAGCGGATCGAGCGTCGCGACGTGGACGACCGCACCGAGGTCGGTCAGGTCGCCGGCTCGGTCAACCGTCTGCTCGACCACGTGACGGGTGCCCTGACGGCCCGCCACGAGAGCGAGACGAAGGTCCGCAGGTTCGTCGCCGACGCCAGCCACGAGCTGCGCACCCCGTTGGCGGCCATCCGCGGGTACGCCGAGCTCACCCGCCGCATCCGCCACGACGCACCCCCGCAGATCACCTACGCGATGGAGCGGGTCGAGTCGGAGGCCGCACGCATGACCACCATGGTGGAGGACCTTCTGCTCCTGGCCCGTCTCGACACCGACCCCGTGCTCGCCAGCGAACCGGTCGACCTGACGCACCTGCTCCTCGACGTGGTCAGCGATGCGACCGCCAGTGGGCCCGACCACAACTGGCGGACCAGATTCCCCGAAGCCCCGGTCCACGTGAGGGGGGACGCCGCGAGCCTTCATCAGGTGCTCGCGAACCTGCTCGCGAACGCGCGCGTCCACACGCCGCCCGGAACCACCATCACGGCGAGCCTGAGCGCCACCAACTCGACCACAGCCGTCATCACCGTCGTCGACGACGGACCCGGCATCCCGGAGGACCTCGTCGCGACCGTGTTCGAGAGGTTCGCTCGCGGCGAGTCCTCGCGCAGTCGAGCCTCCGGAAGCACGGGACTCGGTCTCGCCATCGTGCGCGCCATCGTCGAGGCACATCACGGCACCGTTGAGGTGACCACCAGGCCCGGACAGACGTCGTTCGTGGTGCGCCTTCCTGCGATCGAGTAG
- a CDS encoding DUF3710 domain-containing protein, translating into MKFRRRSPSDATPNPDELDGTAPDTIEGPDGTVMVRLGPYDVDDIPAEMAAIDRVDLGSILVAPVPNCELRLQVDERTQEVQAVLLTSDEGALELRAFAAPRNGDLWATVRPQLAQDIVNRGGEVSEIEGTWGIHLVGQMPVQLPDGTQGVQASRIIGINGSRWMLRATLIGRPAVDGDYANIWLQGLAASAIRRGDAALPVGEALPLVMPPQPAPTTEA; encoded by the coding sequence GTGAAGTTCCGCCGTAGGTCACCGTCCGACGCCACGCCGAACCCCGACGAGCTCGACGGGACCGCCCCCGACACGATCGAGGGGCCCGACGGCACCGTGATGGTGCGGCTCGGCCCCTACGACGTCGACGACATCCCTGCCGAGATGGCAGCGATCGACCGTGTCGACCTCGGTTCGATCCTCGTCGCACCGGTGCCCAACTGCGAGCTCCGGCTCCAGGTGGACGAGCGCACCCAGGAGGTCCAGGCCGTCCTGTTGACCTCCGACGAGGGCGCCCTCGAACTGCGGGCCTTCGCCGCGCCGCGCAACGGTGACCTCTGGGCCACCGTCCGCCCGCAGCTGGCCCAGGACATCGTCAACCGTGGCGGTGAGGTCAGCGAGATCGAGGGCACCTGGGGCATCCACCTCGTCGGGCAGATGCCCGTTCAGCTGCCCGACGGCACGCAGGGCGTGCAGGCCTCACGGATCATCGGCATCAACGGCTCGCGCTGGATGCTGCGGGCGACCCTGATCGGCCGCCCGGCGGTCGACGGCGACTACGCGAACATCTGGCTCCAGGGCCTCGCCGCCAGCGCGATCCGTCGCGGCGACGCCGCACTTCCCGTCGGTGAAGCGCTGCCGCTGGTGATGCCGCCCCAGCCCGCGCCGACGACGGAGGCCTGA
- a CDS encoding potassium channel family protein, translating into MRVAIAGAGAVGRSIARELIANGHEILLIDKEADAIRPERVPDAEWLLADSCELSSLEEARLDRCDVVIAATGDDKVNLVTSLLAKTEFGVPRTVGRVNHPNNEWLFTEAWGVDVNVSTPRIMSALVEEAVTIGDLVRLFTFRQGSANLVELTLPADSPYVGRQSGLIPLPENCALVTILRDGMVYTPDPQHPVESGDELLFVVPADKEDELERLLAPSKHGG; encoded by the coding sequence ATGAGGGTTGCCATCGCCGGAGCCGGCGCCGTGGGGCGCTCGATCGCCCGCGAGCTCATCGCCAACGGCCACGAGATCCTCCTGATCGACAAGGAGGCCGACGCGATCAGGCCCGAGCGCGTCCCCGACGCGGAGTGGCTCCTCGCCGACTCGTGTGAGCTCTCCTCGCTCGAGGAGGCGCGCCTGGACCGGTGTGATGTGGTGATCGCGGCGACCGGTGACGACAAGGTCAACCTCGTCACGTCGCTGTTGGCCAAGACGGAGTTCGGTGTCCCGCGGACCGTCGGCCGGGTCAACCACCCCAACAACGAGTGGCTCTTCACCGAGGCCTGGGGTGTCGACGTGAACGTCTCGACGCCGCGGATCATGAGCGCCCTGGTCGAGGAGGCGGTCACGATCGGCGACCTCGTCCGGCTCTTCACGTTCCGTCAGGGCAGCGCCAACCTGGTCGAGCTCACGCTCCCCGCCGACAGCCCGTACGTCGGCCGCCAGTCAGGTCTGATCCCCTTGCCCGAGAACTGCGCTCTGGTCACGATCCTGCGCGACGGCATGGTCTACACCCCCGACCCGCAGCACCCCGTCGAGTCCGGCGACGAGCTCCTCTTCGTCGTTCCGGCCGACAAGGAGGACGAGCTCGAGCGGCTACTCGCTCCCTCGAAGCACGGCGGCTGA
- a CDS encoding DUF3093 domain-containing protein, with protein MTTATSYRERLHVPLRWWVQGVMFIATLWLALVVAVPGLWAWSITAAILALLALAFLAYGAAEIVVTEGRLEAGSARIDARWLGRAEALDAEAARRAAGVDADARAFLLLRPYLKRAVKVAIEDPSDPAPYWLLSTRRPDELAAALTALKGSSAAH; from the coding sequence GTGACCACTGCGACGAGCTACCGCGAGCGCCTCCATGTGCCGCTGCGGTGGTGGGTGCAGGGCGTCATGTTCATCGCCACCCTCTGGCTGGCCCTCGTCGTGGCGGTGCCGGGCCTGTGGGCATGGTCGATCACGGCGGCGATCCTCGCCCTGCTGGCACTGGCGTTCCTCGCCTACGGTGCCGCCGAGATCGTCGTCACCGAGGGACGTCTCGAGGCCGGATCGGCCCGGATCGACGCCCGGTGGCTCGGCCGTGCCGAGGCACTCGACGCCGAGGCCGCACGTCGTGCCGCCGGGGTCGACGCCGATGCCCGCGCCTTCCTGCTGCTGCGCCCCTATCTCAAGCGCGCGGTCAAGGTCGCCATCGAGGACCCGTCCGACCCTGCTCCGTACTGGCTGCTGTCCACCCGCCGCCCGGACGAGCTCGCCGCCGCGCTCACGGCGCTGAAGGGCTCTTCCGCCGCACACTAA
- a CDS encoding potassium channel family protein has product MHVVIMGCGRVGSTLARSLEDRNHTVSVIDSEPDAFRRLGPGFNGDKIMGIGFDQEVLEKAGIRRADAFAAVSSGDNSNIIAARVARETFGIQQVVARIYDPGRAEVYQRLGITTVATVKWTADQVLRRLLPAGAEPDYRDPSGTIRLDQVPVTEAWIGQRTIHFQEQTRCRIAWIDRLGEGVLPTRESVIQEGDLLHIVMREENAQHVYDTLTAGPQEQ; this is encoded by the coding sequence GTGCACGTTGTGATCATGGGATGCGGCCGCGTCGGCTCGACCCTCGCCCGCAGTCTCGAGGACCGCAACCACACGGTCTCCGTGATCGACTCCGAGCCCGACGCCTTCCGGCGTCTGGGCCCCGGATTCAACGGCGACAAGATCATGGGCATCGGCTTCGACCAAGAGGTCCTGGAGAAGGCCGGCATCCGTCGCGCCGACGCCTTCGCGGCGGTCTCCAGCGGTGACAACTCCAACATCATCGCGGCCCGCGTGGCCCGCGAGACGTTCGGCATCCAGCAGGTCGTCGCCCGCATCTACGACCCCGGCCGGGCCGAGGTCTACCAGCGACTCGGCATCACCACCGTCGCCACCGTGAAGTGGACCGCCGACCAGGTCCTGCGCCGGCTCCTGCCGGCGGGCGCCGAGCCCGACTACCGCGACCCGTCCGGCACGATCCGCCTCGACCAGGTCCCCGTGACCGAGGCGTGGATCGGCCAGCGGACGATCCACTTCCAGGAGCAGACCCGCTGTCGGATCGCGTGGATCGACCGCCTCGGCGAGGGCGTCCTGCCCACGCGGGAGAGCGTCATCCAGGAGGGCGACCTGCTCCACATCGTGATGCGCGAGGAGAACGCGCAGCACGTCTACGACACCCTGACCGCCGGTCCCCAGGAGCAGTGA
- the dut gene encoding dUTP diphosphatase — MVDIALVRLDPELPVPSYAHPGDAGADLMTTVDVSLAPGERAVVPTGVGIALPEGYVALVHPRSGLAARHGLSIVNTPGTVDAGYRGEIKVLLINHDPRETVTLTRGERIAQLVIQQVERATFTVVDVLPDSVRGEGGYGSTGTGSLRG; from the coding sequence GTGGTTGACATCGCACTCGTCCGGCTCGACCCGGAGCTCCCCGTGCCGTCGTACGCCCATCCCGGTGACGCCGGTGCGGACTTGATGACGACGGTCGACGTGAGCCTCGCCCCGGGCGAGCGTGCCGTGGTGCCGACCGGTGTCGGCATCGCCCTGCCGGAGGGGTACGTCGCCCTCGTGCACCCCCGCTCCGGGCTGGCCGCCCGCCACGGCCTCTCGATCGTCAACACCCCCGGCACCGTCGACGCCGGCTACCGCGGCGAGATCAAGGTGCTCCTGATCAACCACGATCCGCGGGAGACGGTGACGCTCACGCGCGGCGAGCGCATCGCGCAACTGGTGATCCAGCAGGTCGAGCGCGCGACCTTCACAGTGGTCGACGTCCTGCCGGACTCGGTGCGGGGTGAGGGCGGCTACGGGTCGACGGGCACGGGTAGCCTTCGAGGGTGA
- a CDS encoding class I SAM-dependent RNA methyltransferase, whose product MPRGRSRVGERFEVEVGPVAHGGHCVARVADGDALRVIFVRHTLPGERVVLEITEGTDGDRFWRGDAVEILTPSSDRVAAPCPYAGPARCGGCDFQHVSLAGQRELKTAVVREQLKRLAGIDSDVVVEEVAGAPDGLRWRTRQRYVDSPAGRAMRKFRSHDLIPIDDCLIARTDAREPVPGTVIETVTVADSAHDFTVAADGFWQVHPSAPATLVAEVLRGLDPQPGESVLDLYAGVGLFSAFLADRVGTGGRVVAIEGDRTASTLSARNLPDAEVTAGDVATVLASAYTEDFDLVVLDPPREGARRPVVDAVVARGPRAIAYVACDPAALARDLALFAERGYELRSIRAFDLFPMTSHVECVAQLVTR is encoded by the coding sequence GTGCCGCGCGGTCGCTCGAGGGTCGGGGAGCGTTTCGAGGTCGAGGTCGGACCGGTCGCGCACGGCGGGCACTGCGTCGCTCGTGTCGCCGACGGTGATGCCCTCCGCGTGATCTTCGTCCGCCACACCCTGCCGGGCGAACGCGTGGTCCTCGAGATCACCGAGGGCACGGACGGCGACCGCTTCTGGCGCGGCGACGCCGTCGAGATCCTGACGCCCTCGTCCGATCGGGTGGCCGCGCCCTGCCCGTACGCCGGCCCCGCCCGCTGCGGTGGCTGCGACTTCCAGCACGTCTCGCTCGCCGGACAGCGGGAGCTCAAGACCGCCGTTGTGCGGGAGCAGCTGAAGCGCCTCGCCGGGATCGACTCCGACGTCGTCGTCGAGGAGGTGGCCGGCGCTCCCGACGGCCTGCGCTGGCGCACCCGTCAGCGGTACGTCGACAGCCCCGCCGGCCGCGCCATGCGGAAGTTCCGCTCCCACGACCTCATCCCCATCGACGACTGCCTGATCGCCCGGACGGACGCCCGCGAGCCGGTGCCGGGGACGGTCATCGAGACGGTGACCGTGGCTGACAGCGCCCACGACTTCACCGTCGCCGCGGACGGCTTCTGGCAGGTGCACCCCTCCGCGCCCGCCACGCTGGTGGCCGAGGTGCTCCGCGGGCTCGACCCGCAGCCGGGGGAGTCGGTGCTGGACCTCTACGCCGGTGTCGGCCTCTTCAGCGCCTTCCTCGCCGACCGCGTCGGTACCGGTGGCCGGGTCGTCGCGATCGAGGGCGACCGCACCGCCTCCACCCTGTCCGCGCGCAACCTGCCGGACGCCGAGGTGACGGCGGGTGATGTCGCGACGGTGCTGGCGTCGGCGTACACCGAGGACTTCGACCTCGTCGTGCTCGACCCGCCTCGGGAGGGTGCGCGGCGGCCTGTGGTCGACGCCGTCGTCGCGCGGGGGCCGAGGGCGATCGCCTACGTCGCCTGCGATCCAGCCGCCCTGGCGCGGGACCTCGCGCTCTTCGCTGAGCGGGGCTACGAACTGCGGAGCATCCGCGCCTTCGATCTCTTCCCCATGACGTCCCACGTGGAGTGTGTTGCGCAACTCGTGACGAGGTAG